A section of the Tachysurus fulvidraco isolate hzauxx_2018 chromosome 7, HZAU_PFXX_2.0, whole genome shotgun sequence genome encodes:
- the pcm1 gene encoding pericentriolar material 1 protein isoform X7, with protein MATGGVPFDDEQELHNWTVSNGSLDDRLNNMDWGVQQKKANRSSEKNRKKLSAVSESRLTNDISPESTPGAGRRRARTPHSFPHIKYTTQMSVPDQAELDRLRQRINFTDLDERSIGSDSQGRVTAANNQRQLSSEPKKPFNFLPLHVNTNKSGDSSASASPAATVGGKEAKKQSLGKELFTPVPVVPVLPVNEPHGAAKASGGPLVDGREESAIDSSQVVSKLVQIREYISRASSMRDDLLEKNDVPANVERLSHLITHLKEQEKSYLRFLQKMLARENEEEEEEDEGATVDSAVCSGSMAESTSLNLEPRSEAVDPTCYRVEGQQKEELENLRKQHDLLQKMLQQQEELRELQNRQAALLTMQNRVEHTMDDTVVTETTGSVSGVSITSELNDELNDLIRRFHNQLHDSQVVPDNRRQAESLSLSREVSRSRSTHSPRGQQTLGAAAVSASSASAKLSKLQELQDKKQTMDKILQELHSLRDQTLNNSSCHGASPRVSERPSVSGRDGNGVSVARQDSSSYDGGGNPAEKLRKLKEVHKRLNELRELVQYYEQTSDMMVDAVNENVNEDEEDETEDGSLFEVMFDSEQENREPITNIRNPAQPQSTPNWMDMNTLTNACSSSNNRVSRLNSQCEVNNRSAANLRSLNVPSVIECQYNRDSSYNGTKHGNGQEDDEDNDDGAEEEDGRRRGRRESSGSGSSRQSSIADDAEFAQKVHRLQTAKQKLQQLRELVAMVQSDDTDTTAANEEEGLQQQPNNIRATAPRAKRELALSDSAREKLYEEKLRQQQQELKQLHEERQRLVEIQGKIQDLQWACPDLQSSTSSAVSGVMMKIPAAASTPAVAPFTSTKSNTIVLKHTTEPAPVTITDNELWSEMRRHHVLREELRQRRKHLESLMAEQQRRSDVHPAHSFTPDDRTMATWGGSTQCPLGEEEDEEEEDDYQSEIGAQEDEDEEEGAESSSTDEPHSYSNRKPSSSGKNRDSVKRSSPRCTQPCTNPRGAKRQENLRWAADLSVTESATHTQTHWQEQTTHLQRQLDFSTAMCQMLLQDQQTLSCMLQSMLTTPCNMLPNNLGAPQVPIIMHQLNHCYTQLAWQQNNINRLKQTLNDLLRQQEQPSSGQQQHQNTGQDSVSPSPFLPFPPINTLNMNNFSPLITGFNLSPMFPPMDSEVQQASGAQASSDQQPDPNMSLKTEYMSFPPPLQRTPLNNAHTRSQDDSKNSSWLNSSLNRSCDKQGSDRGRSDSHDSLSSVPDRIDPSTITKSFRPGRKASAQASLASRDKTPKNRRWRAKNHNNTGLDSDSVSSASELNHEQEKGRERGRERSAQPRPRDSNQSLLDKLTQEKLDSKTKKHNDLSSAYAWRTPFLSNQIACTEAPDGSSDFSLFEALRETIYSEVATLISQNESRPHFLIELFHELQLLNTDYLRQRALFSLQDIVTRHLTEKSVAEEPGSQSELTPSESLVTTDNDVSEKDMRVKIRSRRKRAVEGDSVDSESLLSMSSNLEPFASDDLGNTVIHLDKALVRMREFERMKLKAGFPPPPPLPPPPPAPASAAATASVSTGPPVSNSELSAVTAAAATGAGGHPSANEGQDMRCPQIDTQQLDRQIKAIMTEVIPFLKEHMGEVCSPRILTLVRRMVLTLIQQNDDSREFMRFFHKQLGGILQESLSKFVGRTLQDCGEDLLVDVSEILFNELAFFRLMQDLDQNKHRPKRHTQTTPTKHTPPNEGKKCEGEKTFSPSYFDEDKDRDETEQGRTSLCLNGEREQTDEKLSRDVSEEEDEEEGDGLPLSISLSKAETQALNNYGSGEDENEVEEVEEFEAGSVEVQTSLQDSDNTAEPSQCNRVLLNVAAQETKSDHESTESTEVKSSNSEFMELMEDERDAGAEHTQSKDESAVSVTLPSDESPHDSTTASPQTDSPVLVNADEVGSGNTSQKSDEEDFVKVEDVPMQLAVMCEEELCKQILEEQRNNNLTSEILNGNTEEQNGLVGNAEALKEPETIGAQSA; from the exons ATGGCGACAGGTGGAGTCCCATTTGATGACGAACAGGAGCTGCACAATTGGACTGTTAGCAATGGCAGCCTGGATGACCGGCTCAATAacatg GACTGGGGTGTTCAGCAGAAAAAGGCGAACCGGTCATCAGAGAAGAACAGGAAGAAGCTCTCTGCCGTGTCTGAGAGCCGTCTGACCAACGACATCTCTCCGGAGTCGACACCGGGGGCAGGACGTAGGCGAGCAAGAACACCACACTCCTTTCCTCACATCAAATACACTACACAGATGTCAGTCCCTGATCAGGCCGAGCTTGACCGACTGCGGCAGCGCATTAACTTCACAGACCTAGACGAG AGAAGCATCGGTAGCGACTCCCAGGGACGCGTCACTGCAGCCAACAACCAGCGTCAGCTTTCCTCTGAGCCCAAGAAACCCTTCAACTTTCTCCCTCTTCACGTCAACACTAACAAGAGCGGAGATTCTTCTGCTTCTGCCTCACCTGCTGCCACTGTGGGGGGTAAAGAAGCTAAGAAACAAAGCCTGGGGAAGGAGCTGTTTACTCCAGTGCCTGTGGTACCTGTCCTACCTGTAAATGAGCCACATGGAGCCGCAAAAGCCTCGGGAGGCCCCCTGGTGGACGGGAGGGAAGAATCGGCAATCGACAGCAGCCAG gTGGTCAGTAAGCTGGTGCAGATCCGTGAGTACATTAGCAGAGCCAGCTCTATGAGGGACGACCTGCTGGAGAAGAACGACGTTCCGGCTAATGTCGAGCGCCTCTCTCAcctcatcacacacctgaaggaACAGGAGAAATCTTATTTGCGCTTTTTGCAGAAGATGCTG gcgagagagaatgaggaggaagaggaggaggatgaaggtgCCACGGTGGACTCGGCGGTGTGTTCAGGCTCGATGGCCGAGAGCACGTCTCTGAACTTAGAGCCTCGGTCAGAAGCCGTTGATCCCACC tgttaCCGGGTTGAGGGTCAGCAGAAGGAGGAGTTGGAAAACCTGCGCAAGCAGCATGACCTCCTGCAAAAGATGCTGCAGCAGCAGGAGGAGCTGCGAGAGCTGCAGAACCGACAGGCCGCCCTGCTCACCATGCAGAACCGAGTCGAACACACGATGGACGACACcg ttgtaacagagACTACAGGAAGTGTCTCAGGTGTCAGCATCACTTCAGAACTCAATGATGAACTTAATGACCTCATACGACGCTTCCACAACCAACTGCATGACTCTcag GTGGTGCCTGATAACCGACGTCAGGCTGagagtctgtctctctctagaGAAGTGTCCCGTTCTCGCTCTACCCATAGTCCTCGGGGGCAGCAAACCCTTGGCGCTGCTGCTGTTTCTGCCTCCTCTGCTAGTGCCAAACTCTCAAAACTACAGGAGCTTCAGGACAAGAAGCAGACGATGGACAAAATCTTGCAGGAGCTTCATTCACTCCGAGACCAGACACTAAACAACAGCTCAT GTCATGGTGCATCTCCGCGTGTTTCTGAGCGTCCCTCTGTGTCGGGACGTGACGGGAACGGTGTGTCTGTAGCGAGACAAGATTCTTCATCTTATGACGGAGGAGGAAATCCAGCTGAAAAACTGAG GAAGTTGAAGGAGGTGCACAAGCGTCTGAACGAGCTCAGAGAACTGGTGCAATACTATGAGCAGACGTCTGACATGATGGTGGACGCGGTGAACGAGAATGTGAAcgaagatgaggaggatgagaCTGAAGACGGGTCACTGTTTGAAGTCATGTTCGATTCAGAACAGGAGAACCGAGAACCCATCACTAATATCAG aaatcCTGCTCAGCCTCAGTCCACACCTAACTGGATGGACATGAATACACTGACAAACGCTTGCAGCAGCTCCAACAACAGAGTCAGTCGTCTAAACTCTCAGTGTGAAGTCAACAACCGCTCAGCTGCTAACCTGCGTAGCCTCAACGTGCCCTCTGTTATAG AGTGCCAGTATAACCGAGACAGCTCCTACAACGGTACTAAGCACGGTAATGGACAGGAAGATGACGAGGACAATGATGACGGAGCTGAGGAGGAAGATggaaggaggagaggaagaagagagagctCTGGTTCAGGGTCCAGTCGCCAAAGCAGCATCGCAGATGACGCAGAGTTTGCTCAGAAAGTTCATCGTCTccaaacagccaagcagaaacTACAGCAGCTCCGTGAGCTTGTCGCCATGGTGCAG agTGATGACACAGACACCACTGCAGCCAATGAGGAAGAAGGATTGCAGCAGCAACCCAACAACATCCGAGCAACTGCACCAAGGGCCAAGAGAGAACTTGCGCTGTCTGACTCAGCCAG agagaagCTGTATGAGGAGAAGCtgaggcagcagcagcaggagctAAAGCAGCTTcatgaggagagacagagactggtGGAAATCCAGGGCAAAATCCAGGACCTGCAGTGGGCTTGTCCTGATTTACAG TCCTCGACGTCTAGTGCGGTGAGTGGTGTGATGATGAAGATCCCTGCTGCAGCTTCCACTCCTGCTGTTGCCCCTTTTACATCAACCAAGAGTAACACCATCGTGCTCAAACACACCACTGAGCCCGCGCCTGTTACCATTACAGACAACGAg TTGTGGTCAGAGATGCGCAGACACCATGTCCTGCGTGAGGAACTGAGGCAACGACGGAAACATTTGGAAAGTCTGATGGCCGAGCAGCAGAGGAGGAGTGACGTGCACCCTGCACACAGCTTTACCCCAGATGACAG AACCATGGCAACGTGGGGCGGCTCCACGCAGTGTCCACTgggtgaggaggaggatgaagaagaagaagatgattaCCAATCTGAGATTGGTGCGCAagaagatgaggatgaagaagagggAGCAGAGTCGAGCTCCACTGATGAACCACACTCATACTCTAACAGGAAGCCCAGCAGCAGTGGCAAGAACAgggacag TGTAAAGCGTTCATCTCCACGTTGCACTCAGCCTTGTACCAATCCCAGAGGGGCAAAGAGGCAGGAAAACCTGCGCTGGGCTGCTgacctgtcagtcacagagagtgctacacacacacagacacactggcaGGAGCAGACCACACACCTGCAGAGACAGCTGGACTTCAGCACAGCCATGTGTCAGATGCTGCTGCAGGaccagcag ACTCTTTCATGCATGTTGCAGTCCATGTTGACGACACCGTGTAACATGTTGCCAAATAACCTGGGTGCACCGCAGGTTCCCATCATCATGCACCAGCTCAACCACTGTTACACACAACTCGCCTGGCAACAGAACAACATCAATAG GTTGAAGCAAACACTCAATGACCTCCTTCGACAGCAAGAGCAGCCATCCTCGGGGCAACAGCAGCATCAGAACACTGGGCAGGATTCAGTCTCACCCTCACCATTCCTACCCTTCCCTCCTATCAACACGCTTAACATGAACAACTTTTCCCCTCTCATCAccg GCTTTAATCTCTCTCCCATGTTCCCACCTATGGACTCAGAGGTGCAGCAGGCATCAGGAGCTCAGGCCAGCTCAGATCAGCAACCCGACCCCAACATGTCCCTAAAAACAGAGTACATGAGCTTCCCACCTCCGCTACAGAGGACCCCCCTTAACAACGCACATACACG CTCACAAGATGACTCTAAAAACTCCAGCTGGCTGAACTCCTCCCTGAACAGGTCATGTGACAAACAAGGCAGTGACCGAGGGCGGTCGGACTCCCATGATTCCCTGAGCAGCGTGCCTGACCGTATCGACCCCTCCACCATCACAAAGAGCTTCAGACCTGGACGCAAAGCCTCTGCTCAGGCCAGCCTTGCATCCAGAGACAAAACACCAAAGAACCGACGCTGGAGGGCCAAGAACCACAACAACACTG GTTTGGACAGTGACAGTGTTTCGAGTGCCTCAGAGCTTAATCATGAGCAGGaaaaggggagggagagaggacgAGAGCGCTCGGCTCAGCCAAGGCCGCGAGATTCAAACCAGAGCCTCCTGGATAAACTTACCCAGGAGAAACTGGACAGCAAGACCAAGAAGCACAATGACCTCTCCTCAG CGTATGCATGGAGAACCCCCTTTCTCTCTAACCAAATTGCATGCACCGAAGCTCCAG atgGCAGCAGTGACTTCTCCCTGTTTGAGGCTCTGAGGGAGACGATCTACTCAGAAGTGGCCACTCTGATCTCACAGAACGAGTCTCGTCCACACTTCCTCATTGAGCTCTTCCATGAGCTGCAGCTTCTCAACACGGACTACCTTCGCCAGAGGGCACTCTTCTcacttcag GACATTGTAACCAGGCACCTGACTGAGAAGAGTGTTGCAGAGGAGCCGGGGTCACAGTCTGAGCTCACTCCTAGTGAGAGTCTTGTTACTACAGACAAT GACGTATCTGAGAAAGACATGAGGGTGAAAATCCGCTCTCGAAGAAAGAGAGCTGTGGAGGGAGATTCTGTGGACAGTGAGAGCTTGTTGTCCATGTCCTCGAACCTGGAGCCATTTGCCAGCGATGACCTGG GTAACACAGTGATTCATTTAGATAAAGCTCTGGTGAGAATGCGGGAGTTTGAGCGTATGAAACTAAAGGCTgggtttcctcctcctcctccacttcctcctcctcctcctgctcctgcttCTGCTGCTGCCACTGCTTCTGTGTCTACGGGACCCCCTGTCTCTAATTCTGAGCTCTCAGCtgttactgctgctgctgccactGGTGCTGGTGGTCATCCATCTGCTAATGAAG gtcaggACATGCGCTGCCCTCAGATTGACACACAGCAGTTGGATAGACAGATCAAAGCCATCATGACAGAAGTCATCCCCTTCCTGAAG GAGCACATGGGTGAGGTTTGTTCTCCACGTATTCTGACGTTAGTTAGGCGCATGGTCCTGACACTGATTCAGCAAAACGATGACAGTCGAGAGTTCATGCGATTCTTCCACAAACAACTAGGAGGAATCCTACAG gagTCCCTGAGTAAGTTTGTCGGCCGAACGCTGCAGGACTGTGGTGAGGATCTGCTGGTGGACGTCTCTGAGATCCTCTTTAATGAACTTGCCTTTTTCAGGCTCATGCAAGACCTTGACCAGAACAAACACCGCCCTAAGAGACATACACAGACCACGCCCACTAAGCACACCCCCCCCAATGAG GGGAAGAAGTGTGAAGGAGAAAAGACCTTCTCACCTTCTTATTTTGATGAGGATAAA GACAGGGACGAGACGGAGCAGGGAAGGACAAGTCTCTGTCTCaacggagagagagaacaaacagATGAAAAACTGAGCAGGGACGTCTCGGAGGAGGAAGACGAAGAGGAAGGAGACGGACTGCCACTGTCTATAA GCTTGTCCAAAGCAGAGACACAGGCACTGAATAACTACGGCAGCGGTGAGGATGAGAATGAGGTCGAGGAGGTTGAGGAGTTTGAGGCTGGATCTGTAGAAGTTCAGACATCCCTGCAGGACTCAGACAACACCGCTGAACcctcacag TGTAACAGAGTTTTACTGAATGTAGCTGCACAGGAGACCAAGTCAGACCACGAGAGCACTGAAAGtactgaag TGAAGAGCTCTAATTCAGAGTTTATGGAGTTGATGGAGGACGAGCGAGATGCTGGAGCTGAGCACACACAGAGCAAGGACGAGTCTGCTGTCTCCGTCACTCTGCCTTCAGATGAAAGTCCTCATGACTCCACCACAGCAAGCCCTCAGACTGACTCGCCCGTTCTAGTTAACGCAGAT GAGGTCGGGTCTGGAAACACTAGTCAGAAATCTGATGAGGAGGATTTCGTCAAGGTTGAAGACGTCCCGATGCAGCTGGCggtgatgtgtgag gaggagcTGTGTAAGCAGATCTTAGAGGAACAGAGGAACAATAATCTGACCAGTGAGATCCTGAACGGAAACACAGAGGAGCAGAATGGACTTGTAGGCAATGCAGAAGCACTCAAAGAGCCTG AAACCATTGGAGCCCAGAGCGCATGA